In a single window of the Delftia tsuruhatensis genome:
- the paaE gene encoding 1,2-phenylacetyl-CoA epoxidase subunit PaaE, with protein MTTTPMFHPLRVRSIAPDTAEAVVVSFDVPSELREVFGFTQGQYLTLRHEIDGQDLRRSYSICAGVDDGELRVGVRKVRGGQFSNWINQHLRPGDTLQVMAPQGRFFVPIEPGAARHHVGIAGGSGITPILSIMKTVLAREPSSRFTLIYGNRQLQSTMFKEEIEDLKNRYMARLSLQHVFSDEHTDLPLNMGVMDRAKIGEFLQGLVPAAQIDHVYICGPFQMNDEAEAALLAAGVPEERIHIERFGLAQPQGGSAPVGAVVHASQPGDAETARIVLVRDGLSREIPFTRGQPSILDAASAAGLEVPYSCTSGVCGTCRAKVVEGEVRMERNFALDKNEVACGFILTCQAHPLTERVVLSFDER; from the coding sequence ATGACCACGACCCCGATGTTCCACCCGCTGCGCGTGCGCAGCATTGCGCCCGACACGGCCGAGGCCGTGGTCGTCAGCTTCGATGTGCCGAGCGAGCTGCGCGAGGTCTTCGGCTTCACCCAGGGCCAGTACCTGACGCTGCGCCACGAGATCGATGGCCAGGACCTGCGCCGCAGCTACTCCATCTGCGCCGGCGTGGACGATGGCGAGCTGCGCGTGGGCGTGCGCAAGGTGCGCGGCGGCCAGTTCTCCAACTGGATCAACCAGCACCTGCGGCCCGGCGACACCCTGCAGGTCATGGCACCCCAGGGCCGCTTCTTCGTGCCCATCGAGCCTGGCGCCGCGCGCCACCACGTGGGCATCGCGGGCGGCAGCGGCATCACGCCCATCCTGTCCATCATGAAGACCGTGCTGGCGCGCGAGCCTTCCAGCCGCTTCACGCTGATCTACGGCAACCGCCAGCTGCAGTCCACCATGTTCAAGGAGGAGATCGAGGACCTCAAGAACCGCTACATGGCGCGGCTGTCGCTGCAGCATGTGTTCTCGGACGAGCACACCGACCTGCCCTTGAACATGGGCGTGATGGACCGCGCCAAGATCGGCGAATTCCTGCAGGGCCTGGTGCCGGCCGCGCAGATCGACCATGTCTACATCTGCGGCCCCTTCCAGATGAACGACGAGGCCGAGGCCGCCCTGCTGGCCGCGGGCGTGCCCGAGGAGCGCATCCACATCGAACGCTTCGGTCTGGCCCAGCCCCAGGGCGGCAGCGCGCCGGTCGGGGCCGTGGTCCACGCGTCCCAGCCCGGCGACGCGGAAACCGCCCGCATCGTGCTGGTGCGCGACGGCCTCTCGCGCGAGATCCCGTTCACGCGCGGCCAGCCCAGCATCCTGGACGCGGCCTCGGCCGCGGGCCTGGAAGTTCCGTATTCCTGCACGTCGGGCGTCTGCGGCACCTGCCGCGCCAAGGTGGTCGAGGGCGAGGTGCGCATGGAACGCAACTTCGCCCTGGACAAGAACGAGGTGGCCTGCGGCTTCATCCTGACCTGCCAGGCGCACCCGCTGACCGAACGCGTCGTGTTGTCGTTCGACGAGCGCTGA
- the paaD gene encoding 1,2-phenylacetyl-CoA epoxidase subunit PaaD: MAAAAVPSPQAERERLAWAALQDVPDPEVPVISVCELGIVREVRALPGDEGMEIVLTPTYSGCPATEVIERSVLDAIEAAGLGPARAVLRRAPAWTTDWISADGRRKLREYGIAPPGPTGLPAGTAPIRLVRRRAGMPEPVPCPHCGSVHTERLSAFGATACKALHRCLDCREPFEHFKPI; this comes from the coding sequence ATGGCCGCCGCAGCGGTGCCTTCTCCGCAGGCCGAGCGCGAGCGCCTGGCCTGGGCCGCCCTGCAGGACGTGCCCGACCCCGAGGTGCCCGTGATCTCGGTCTGCGAGCTGGGCATCGTGCGCGAGGTGCGGGCCCTGCCTGGCGACGAGGGCATGGAGATCGTGCTCACGCCCACCTACTCGGGCTGCCCGGCCACCGAGGTCATCGAGCGCAGCGTGCTCGATGCCATCGAGGCCGCCGGCCTGGGCCCCGCGCGCGCCGTGCTGCGCCGCGCGCCGGCCTGGACCACGGACTGGATCAGCGCCGACGGCCGGCGCAAGCTGCGCGAATACGGCATCGCGCCGCCGGGACCGACAGGGCTGCCTGCGGGCACCGCGCCCATCCGCCTGGTGCGCAGGCGTGCCGGCATGCCCGAGCCCGTGCCCTGCCCGCATTGCGGCAGCGTGCACACCGAGCGGCTGTCGGCCTTCGGCGCCACGGCCTGCAAGGCCCTGCACCGCTGCCTGGACTGCCGCGAACCCTTCGAACATTTCAAACCGATATGA
- the paaC gene encoding 1,2-phenylacetyl-CoA epoxidase subunit PaaC: MTSIAIDARPEVQYLLRLGDTCLILAQRLGEWCGHAPILEEDIAMTNMALDLVGQARALLTRAGQLEGRSHDEDQLAFLRDERDYFNATLAELPRGDFAFTVLRNAMAATWMRLMWERLTGSGDTELAAIAAKALKEARYHEQHAGDWVVRLGDGTPESRQRMEAALAQLWRYAAELFTDDAVDAAARASGLGPAWSELRDPWMAEMTALLDEATLDMPAESAFRSTGRNGVHSEHMGFILAEMQHLQRAYPGGVW, from the coding sequence ATGACCTCCATTGCCATCGACGCCCGCCCCGAGGTGCAGTACCTGCTGCGCCTGGGCGACACCTGCCTGATCCTGGCCCAGCGCCTGGGCGAGTGGTGCGGCCACGCGCCCATCCTGGAGGAGGACATCGCCATGACCAACATGGCGCTGGACCTGGTGGGCCAGGCCCGCGCCCTGCTCACGCGCGCCGGCCAGCTCGAAGGGCGCTCGCACGACGAGGACCAGCTCGCCTTTCTGCGCGACGAGCGCGACTACTTCAACGCCACGCTGGCCGAGCTGCCGCGCGGCGACTTCGCCTTCACCGTGCTGCGCAACGCCATGGCCGCGACCTGGATGCGCCTGATGTGGGAGCGCCTCACCGGCTCCGGCGACACGGAACTGGCCGCCATCGCGGCCAAGGCGCTCAAGGAGGCGCGCTACCACGAGCAGCATGCGGGCGACTGGGTGGTGCGCCTGGGCGACGGCACGCCCGAATCGCGCCAGCGCATGGAGGCCGCGCTGGCCCAGCTGTGGCGCTACGCGGCCGAGCTGTTCACCGATGACGCCGTGGACGCCGCGGCGCGCGCCAGCGGCCTGGGCCCGGCCTGGTCCGAACTGCGCGATCCCTGGATGGCGGAAATGACGGCCCTGCTGGACGAGGCCACGCTGGACATGCCGGCCGAATCGGCCTTTCGCAGCACGGGCCGCAACGGCGTGCACAGCGAGCACATGGGCTTCATCCTGGCCGAGATGCAGCACCTGCAGCGCGCCTATCCGGGCGGGGTGTGGTGA
- the paaB gene encoding 1,2-phenylacetyl-CoA epoxidase subunit PaaB: MSSTDQNTPQNTLQEWPLWEVFVRSKAGLDHKHCGSLHAADPQMALQMARDVYTRRQEGVSVWVVRSDQIVASDPGDKDMFFDPAQDKVYRHPTFYQLPPSVDHM, encoded by the coding sequence ATGAGCAGCACCGATCAGAACACCCCCCAGAACACCCTCCAGGAGTGGCCCTTGTGGGAAGTCTTCGTGCGCAGCAAGGCCGGCCTGGACCACAAGCACTGCGGCAGCCTGCATGCGGCCGACCCGCAGATGGCGCTGCAGATGGCGCGCGACGTCTACACGCGGCGCCAGGAGGGCGTGAGCGTCTGGGTGGTGCGCTCGGACCAGATCGTGGCCAGCGACCCCGGCGACAAGGACATGTTCTTCGACCCGGCCCAGGACAAGGTCTACCGCCATCCGACCTTCTACCAGCTGCCGCCCTCGGTGGACCACATGTGA
- the paaA gene encoding 1,2-phenylacetyl-CoA epoxidase subunit PaaA, which translates to MYTQAMDTMGKEAGDGVKAVRSADEMRLQQRFDERIDAGEFIEAKDWMPDNYRKTLLRQISQHAHSEIVGMLPEGNWISRAPTLKRKAILLAKVQDEGGHGLYLYAAAETLGSSRDQMLDALHTGKAKYSSIFNYPTLTWADIGTIGWLVDGAAIMNQVPICRCSYAPYARAMVRICREESFHQRQGYDSLLVMMQQGTEAQKAMVQDAVNRWWWPSIMMFGPPDDQSPNSAQSMRWGIKRVSNDALRQKFIDATVEQARVLGVTLPDPDLKWNEERQAHDHGPIAWDEFWRVIGGDGPCNRERLGARVKAWDDGAWVREAALAHARKQQRKNQTHKEAA; encoded by the coding sequence ATGTATACCCAGGCCATGGACACCATGGGCAAGGAAGCGGGCGATGGCGTGAAGGCCGTGCGCTCGGCCGACGAAATGCGCCTGCAGCAGCGCTTCGACGAGCGCATCGATGCCGGCGAATTCATCGAGGCCAAGGACTGGATGCCCGACAACTACCGCAAGACGCTGCTGCGCCAGATCAGCCAGCACGCGCACAGCGAAATCGTCGGCATGCTGCCCGAGGGCAACTGGATCAGCCGCGCGCCCACGCTCAAGCGCAAGGCCATCCTGCTGGCCAAGGTGCAGGACGAGGGCGGCCACGGCCTGTACCTGTACGCGGCCGCCGAGACCCTGGGCAGCAGCCGCGATCAGATGCTCGATGCCCTGCATACGGGCAAGGCCAAGTACAGCTCCATCTTCAACTACCCGACGCTGACCTGGGCCGACATCGGCACCATCGGCTGGCTGGTGGACGGCGCGGCCATCATGAACCAGGTCCCCATCTGCCGCTGCTCCTACGCACCCTATGCGCGCGCCATGGTGCGCATCTGCCGCGAGGAGAGCTTCCACCAGCGCCAGGGCTACGACAGCCTGCTGGTGATGATGCAGCAGGGCACCGAGGCGCAGAAGGCCATGGTGCAGGACGCCGTCAACCGCTGGTGGTGGCCCTCGATCATGATGTTCGGCCCGCCCGACGACCAGTCGCCCAACAGCGCCCAGTCCATGCGCTGGGGCATCAAGCGCGTGTCCAACGACGCGCTGCGCCAGAAGTTCATCGACGCCACGGTGGAGCAGGCCCGCGTGCTGGGCGTGACCCTGCCCGACCCGGACCTCAAGTGGAACGAAGAGCGCCAGGCCCATGACCACGGCCCCATCGCCTGGGACGAATTCTGGCGCGTGATCGGCGGCGACGGCCCCTGCAACCGCGAGCGCCTGGGCGCGCGCGTCAAGGCCTGGGACGACGGCGCCTGGGTGCGCGAGGCCGCGCTGGCCCATGCGCGCAAGCAACAACGCAAGAACCAGACCCACAAGGAGGCAGCATGA
- the paaK gene encoding phenylacetate--CoA ligase PaaK, with the protein MNQDLRPAPGSLDPIETASRDEIQALQLQRLRWSLQHAYDNVPHYRRAFDAQGVHPSDLRTLADLSRFPFTTKKDLRENYPFGMFAVPRQKVARVHASSGTTGKPTVVGYTLKDIDHWANLVARSIRAAGGRPGDMVHVAYGYGLFTGGLGAHYGAERAGCTVVPMSGGQTEKQVQLIEDFRPDIIMVTPSYMQVIVEEMQRQGLDPRASSLRIGIFGAEPWTEAMRREIEGKAGLDAVDIYGLSEVMGPGVASECVESKDGPVIWEDHFYPEIIDPDTGEVLPDGSEGELVFTSLSKEAMPIVRYRTRDLTRLLAPTSRSFRRMGKIVGRSDDMMIIRGVNVFPTQIEEIVLANASLTGLYQMHISREGLLDTVEVHCELQPQRRGLGESERGEIAQWVQHRIKTLVGISTAVRVFDPDTIERTQTGKARRVYDKRPR; encoded by the coding sequence ATGAACCAAGACCTGCGCCCCGCCCCCGGCAGCCTCGACCCCATCGAGACCGCCAGCCGCGACGAGATCCAGGCCCTGCAGCTTCAGCGCCTGCGCTGGTCGCTGCAGCACGCCTACGACAACGTGCCGCACTACCGCCGTGCCTTCGACGCACAAGGCGTGCACCCCTCGGACCTGCGCACGCTGGCCGACCTGTCGCGCTTTCCCTTCACCACCAAGAAGGACCTGCGCGAGAACTACCCGTTCGGCATGTTCGCCGTGCCGCGCCAGAAGGTGGCGCGCGTGCATGCCTCCTCGGGCACCACGGGCAAGCCCACCGTGGTGGGCTACACGCTGAAGGACATCGACCACTGGGCCAACCTGGTGGCGCGCTCCATCCGCGCGGCGGGCGGGCGACCCGGCGACATGGTGCATGTGGCCTACGGCTACGGCCTGTTCACCGGGGGCCTGGGCGCGCACTACGGTGCCGAGCGCGCGGGCTGCACGGTGGTGCCCATGTCGGGCGGGCAGACGGAAAAGCAGGTGCAGCTGATAGAGGACTTCCGGCCCGACATCATCATGGTCACGCCCAGCTACATGCAGGTGATCGTGGAGGAGATGCAGCGCCAGGGCCTGGACCCGCGCGCAAGCTCCTTGAGGATCGGCATCTTCGGCGCCGAGCCCTGGACCGAGGCCATGCGCCGCGAGATCGAGGGCAAGGCGGGGCTGGACGCGGTGGACATCTACGGCCTGTCGGAGGTGATGGGGCCGGGGGTGGCCAGCGAATGCGTGGAAAGCAAGGACGGGCCGGTGATCTGGGAGGACCATTTCTACCCCGAGATCATCGACCCCGACACGGGCGAGGTGCTGCCGGACGGAAGCGAGGGCGAGCTGGTCTTCACGTCGCTGTCCAAGGAGGCCATGCCCATCGTGCGTTACCGCACGCGGGATCTGACGCGGCTGCTGGCGCCGACATCGCGCAGCTTCCGGCGCATGGGCAAGATCGTGGGTCGCAGCGACGACATGATGATCATCCGTGGCGTCAACGTCTTCCCGACCCAGATCGAGGAGATCGTGCTGGCCAACGCCAGCCTCACGGGCCTGTACCAGATGCACATCAGCCGCGAAGGCCTGCTGGACACGGTGGAGGTGCACTGCGAGCTGCAGCCGCAGCGGCGCGGCCTGGGCGAGAGCGAGCGCGGCGAGATCGCGCAGTGGGTGCAGCACCGCATCAAGACCCTGGTGGGCATCTCCACGGCGGTGCGCGTCTTCGATCCCGACACCATCGAGCGCACGCAGACCGGCAAGGCCCGGCGCGTGTACGACAAGCGGCCGCGCTAA